The Antarcticibacterium sp. 1MA-6-2 genome has a window encoding:
- the ctlX gene encoding citrulline utilization hydrolase CtlX, whose product MAEQITDTIMMVRPVGFRMNEETAVNNFFQEDLHLKNEEINIQAQKEFDAFVEKLKDAGVNVVVVNDKTELDTPDSIFPNNWVSFHEDGTVVVYPMFAVNRRRERRMEFFEELEKIGFKINEVLDYTSAEEQDVFLEGTGSMILDRANQKAYCSLSPRADEELFIEFCEDMEFTPVIFTANQHVDGKRKPIYHTNVMMCLAEEFAVICLDSIDDSGERKNVLKHLKGDGKEIIKISEKQIHNFAGNMLQVKGKAGKKYLVMSKTAEDSLTSEQKKKITSYCEILSADVNTIETCGGGSTRCMMAEVFLPPS is encoded by the coding sequence ATGGCAGAACAAATTACAGATACTATCATGATGGTGAGGCCAGTAGGCTTTAGGATGAACGAAGAAACTGCTGTAAACAATTTTTTTCAGGAAGATCTTCATTTAAAAAATGAGGAAATTAATATACAGGCTCAAAAAGAGTTTGATGCTTTTGTTGAAAAACTGAAAGATGCCGGAGTTAACGTGGTAGTAGTTAATGATAAAACTGAACTGGATACACCCGATTCTATCTTTCCAAATAACTGGGTTTCTTTTCATGAAGACGGTACAGTAGTAGTTTATCCTATGTTTGCCGTTAATAGAAGGAGAGAAAGGAGAATGGAATTTTTTGAAGAACTGGAAAAAATAGGCTTCAAAATAAATGAAGTTTTAGACTATACGAGTGCTGAGGAGCAGGATGTGTTTTTAGAAGGCACGGGTAGTATGATCCTTGACAGGGCAAATCAAAAAGCTTATTGTTCATTATCTCCAAGAGCAGATGAAGAATTATTCATTGAGTTTTGTGAAGACATGGAATTTACCCCTGTTATTTTTACAGCCAATCAGCATGTAGACGGGAAACGAAAACCCATTTACCACACTAATGTAATGATGTGCCTCGCAGAGGAGTTTGCGGTAATCTGCCTGGATAGTATAGACGACTCCGGGGAACGCAAAAATGTTCTTAAGCACCTAAAAGGCGACGGTAAGGAAATTATAAAAATTTCGGAAAAACAGATTCATAATTTTGCCGGAAATATGCTCCAGGTTAAGGGTAAAGCTGGCAAAAAGTATCTTGTAATGAGTAAGACTGCGGAAGATAGTCTTACTTCTGAACAAAAGAAAAAAATTACATCCTATTGTGAAATCTTGAGTGCAGACGTAAATACAATTGAAACTTGTGGAGGTGGCAGTACCAGATGTATGATGGCAGAAGTGTTTCTTCCCCCATCATAA
- a CDS encoding dimethylarginine dimethylaminohydrolase family protein, translated as MLNLNITSETGRLRAVVLGTAVSNGPTPELAEAYDPKSAEHIQAGTYPVEEDMVREIEAVAAVLKKYNVKVFRPQIIEDYNQIFTRDIAFVIEDKFIKANILPNRDEEIEAISNVIDQFDPKKIIYLPEEAHAEGGDIMPYKNYIFVGTYDGKDYKDLITARTNIAAVEALQLMFPHKSVKSFSLRKSNTIAKDNALHLDCCFQPVGKDKAIIYKDGFLYEEDYNWLVNLFGRENVFEITRNEMYDMNSNIFSISEDVVISEKGFTRLNQWLREQNIIVEEVPYAEISKQEGLLRCSTLPLIRD; from the coding sequence ATGTTAAATTTGAATATTACCAGTGAAACTGGTCGGTTGAGAGCTGTTGTTCTGGGCACTGCAGTAAGTAATGGCCCTACTCCGGAATTGGCCGAAGCTTACGATCCAAAATCAGCAGAGCATATTCAAGCGGGGACGTATCCCGTGGAAGAGGATATGGTCAGGGAAATAGAGGCGGTAGCTGCAGTTTTGAAAAAGTATAATGTCAAAGTTTTTAGACCTCAAATTATAGAAGACTATAACCAAATATTTACCCGGGATATAGCATTTGTAATTGAAGACAAATTTATTAAGGCTAATATATTGCCTAACAGGGATGAAGAAATAGAAGCTATTAGTAATGTCATTGATCAATTTGATCCTAAGAAAATAATATACCTTCCCGAAGAAGCGCACGCCGAAGGAGGGGACATTATGCCCTATAAGAATTATATTTTTGTAGGGACCTATGACGGTAAGGATTACAAAGATCTTATTACCGCTAGAACAAACATTGCAGCAGTTGAAGCTTTACAGCTTATGTTCCCTCACAAAAGTGTCAAAAGTTTTAGCCTTAGAAAATCTAATACAATTGCAAAAGATAATGCTTTGCATTTAGATTGTTGTTTTCAACCTGTGGGAAAAGATAAAGCCATAATTTATAAAGATGGATTTTTATATGAAGAGGATTATAATTGGCTGGTAAACTTATTTGGCAGGGAAAATGTTTTTGAAATAACCCGCAATGAAATGTATGATATGAATTCAAACATTTTTTCTATTTCTGAGGATGTAGTGATTTCTGAAAAAGGCTTTACGCGGCTTAACCAATGGTTGAGAGAACAAAATATTATAGTAGAGGAGGTTCCCTATGCTGAAATATCAAAACAGGAGGGGCTTTTGCGTTGCTCTACTTTACCTTTAATACGAGATTAA